The following are encoded in a window of Mycobacteroides chelonae CCUG 47445 genomic DNA:
- a CDS encoding HAD-IIA family hydrolase: protein MPDTLAGAYDCLLLDLDGTVFRGAEPTPNAIAALSAAGDARQLYVTNNASRSAPEVAEHLTSLGFTATPGDVVTSAQSAARLLAEALERDDAVLVVGTEALAAEVAAVGLTPVRSFDAAPRAVVQGHSPDTCWTTLAEAALAIRAGAYWVAANVDATLPTERGLLPGNGSMVAALRTATDADPIVAGKPGRALIEDALARGSFARPLVVGDRLDTDISGANAADLPSLMVLTGVNSAVDAIWAHTSLRPTFLGTDLGALHLPQTEVRIEPKPSWRVTVDTGQVSVGAVDDAGTPLSLAQALAAAVWATGSAPAIRPIVSTDDLAERALQGLSAG, encoded by the coding sequence TTGCCTGACACACTTGCCGGCGCCTACGACTGCTTGCTTCTGGATCTCGACGGCACGGTGTTCCGGGGCGCCGAACCCACACCGAACGCCATCGCCGCGTTGTCAGCTGCCGGCGATGCGCGGCAGCTATACGTCACCAACAACGCCAGCCGGTCCGCGCCCGAGGTCGCCGAACATCTCACCTCCCTGGGCTTCACGGCGACCCCCGGCGACGTTGTCACCAGCGCCCAGAGTGCGGCGAGACTGCTCGCCGAGGCACTCGAGCGCGACGATGCGGTACTCGTGGTCGGCACCGAGGCGCTGGCCGCCGAGGTTGCGGCCGTTGGCCTCACCCCGGTGCGGAGCTTCGATGCGGCGCCACGTGCAGTCGTCCAGGGGCACTCACCGGACACCTGCTGGACCACCCTTGCCGAGGCGGCACTCGCGATTCGGGCAGGCGCCTATTGGGTGGCGGCCAATGTCGACGCGACGCTGCCGACCGAACGCGGTCTGCTGCCCGGAAACGGGTCCATGGTCGCCGCGCTGCGCACCGCCACCGACGCCGATCCGATCGTGGCGGGCAAGCCGGGACGCGCACTCATCGAGGACGCACTGGCGCGTGGCAGCTTCGCGCGCCCGCTCGTCGTCGGCGACCGCCTCGATACCGACATCTCCGGAGCCAATGCCGCGGACTTACCCAGCCTCATGGTGCTCACCGGCGTAAACAGTGCCGTCGATGCGATCTGGGCGCACACCTCGCTCCGACCCACCTTCCTGGGGACCGATCTGGGTGCATTGCACCTCCCGCAGACCGAAGTACGTATCGAGCCGAAGCCGTCATGGCGCGTAACGGTGGATACCGGCCAGGTGTCGGTCGGCGCTGTCGACGACGCCGGAACACCGCTGTCGCTGGCACAGGCACTGGCGGCCGCGGTGTGGGCAACAGGCTCCGCCCCGGCGATCAGGCCCATCGTGTCCACGGATGACCTGGCGGAACGAGCCTTGCAGGGGCTTTCTGCCGGATAG
- a CDS encoding ABC-F family ATP-binding cassette domain-containing protein, translated as MGHVQLDAIGYHLPDGRALLHDVSLRVGEGSKTALIGPNGAGKTTLLRIISGDTDPHDGAVTRGGQLGVMRQFIGSVRDDSTVRDLLLSVAPDRIRVAAERLDRAELALMERDSERDQFTYAQALADWSDVGGYEFETECDVHTTAALGIPFELARFRGVNTLSGGQQKRLVLESLLHGPHQVLLLDEPDNYLDVPAKRWLERTLAESPKTVLFVSHDRELINHAASQVATLEPTRAGSTLWVHPGSFATYHQARADRNAKLAELRRRWDEQRSALSDLVLMYRQKAAYNSGMASRLQAAETRLRRFDEAGSPEAVPLRQNVRMRLTGGRTAKRAVIAERLELSGLTKPFDVELWYGDRVAVLGGNGTGKSHFLRLLACGGSDPEPDQLPVGDMIPEAVRHDGRLRLGARVRPGWFAQTHHHEGLMERTLLEILHHGDERRAGHGREQASRILDRYGLAPSAEQAFGSLSGGQQGRFQILLLELMGSTLLLLDEPTDNLDLHSAEALEDALAAFDGTVIAVTHDRWFARTFTRFLVFGVDGKVKESVEPQWV; from the coding sequence ATGGGCCATGTGCAGCTCGATGCCATCGGCTATCACCTCCCGGACGGCCGAGCGCTTCTCCACGATGTCAGCCTCCGGGTCGGCGAAGGCAGCAAAACCGCGCTGATCGGCCCCAACGGGGCCGGAAAGACGACGTTGTTGCGCATCATCTCCGGCGACACCGATCCGCATGACGGGGCCGTCACCCGGGGCGGGCAGCTCGGGGTGATGCGGCAGTTCATCGGTTCCGTTCGTGACGACTCAACCGTCCGCGATCTGCTGCTGTCGGTGGCACCGGATCGCATCAGGGTGGCCGCCGAACGTTTGGACCGCGCCGAGCTGGCGCTCATGGAGCGTGACAGCGAACGCGACCAGTTCACGTATGCGCAGGCGCTGGCCGACTGGTCCGATGTGGGCGGGTATGAATTCGAGACCGAATGTGACGTACATACCACCGCAGCCTTGGGAATTCCGTTCGAGCTGGCCAGATTTCGCGGGGTCAACACGCTGTCGGGCGGGCAGCAGAAACGTCTGGTGCTCGAATCCCTGCTGCACGGTCCACACCAGGTCCTGCTGCTGGACGAGCCCGACAACTATCTGGATGTCCCGGCCAAACGCTGGCTTGAGCGCACACTCGCGGAGTCGCCCAAGACCGTGCTGTTTGTCAGTCACGATCGCGAGCTGATCAATCACGCGGCCAGCCAGGTCGCCACCTTGGAACCCACCCGGGCCGGGTCCACGCTGTGGGTGCACCCGGGGTCGTTCGCCACCTATCATCAGGCTCGGGCGGACCGTAACGCCAAGCTCGCCGAGTTGCGTCGCCGCTGGGACGAACAGCGTTCGGCGCTAAGCGATCTGGTGCTGATGTACCGGCAGAAGGCGGCGTACAACTCCGGTATGGCCAGCCGGTTGCAAGCGGCCGAGACCCGGCTGCGCCGATTCGATGAGGCAGGGTCACCCGAAGCGGTTCCACTGCGCCAGAACGTCCGCATGCGTCTTACCGGCGGCCGCACCGCCAAACGTGCCGTGATCGCGGAGAGACTCGAATTGAGTGGTCTGACAAAGCCATTCGACGTCGAACTGTGGTATGGCGATCGGGTCGCGGTCCTGGGAGGTAACGGCACCGGCAAGTCGCATTTCCTGCGGCTGCTGGCGTGCGGGGGCAGCGACCCCGAGCCGGATCAGTTGCCGGTGGGCGACATGATTCCCGAAGCCGTGCGCCACGACGGACGACTACGGCTGGGCGCACGGGTACGTCCCGGCTGGTTCGCGCAGACGCACCATCACGAGGGGCTGATGGAACGGACGCTGCTGGAAATCCTGCATCACGGGGATGAACGGCGCGCCGGGCACGGTCGCGAGCAGGCCTCGCGGATCCTGGACCGTTACGGGCTCGCACCGTCGGCTGAGCAGGCGTTCGGCTCACTTTCGGGTGGACAACAGGGCCGGTTTCAGATTCTGCTGCTGGAGTTGATGGGGTCGACATTGCTGCTGCTCGACGAGCCGACCGACAACCTGGACCTGCATTCGGCGGAGGCGCTGGAAGATGCGTTGGCAGCCTTCGACGGCACGGTCATCGCCGTCACCCACGATCGATGGTTCGCGCGGACCTTCACTCGCTTCCTCGTCTTCGGCGTGGACGGCAAGGTGAAGGAATCGGTTGAACCCCAATGGGTGTAG